Proteins encoded together in one Deinococcus hopiensis KR-140 window:
- a CDS encoding nucleoside hydrolase — MLPMTSARPGLPLPVILDGDPGLDDAVAWLLALASPEDLAVLALTTVHGNVGLDLTTRNAGVVLALAGKDVPMYAGADRPLLTEAITATRVHGETGLPARDLPEPRGTVEAEHAAHFIVRTLRERPGEVTLVATGPLTNVALAFRLAPELPALTREVVWMGGSTGQGNRTPAAEFNALADPHAARIVLESGAAVRMFGLNVTMQALATPDRVERLHGLGNRVGAVCAELLSFYAGMYRERYGLTGGALHDPLAMAAVLRPELCEMKPMRVAVETQEGLNFGRTVCDLYGVTGEAANVSVAVGVDDVAFFELLTERLGRLP; from the coding sequence ATGCTCCCCATGACCTCCGCGCGCCCTGGCCTTCCTCTCCCCGTGATTCTGGATGGCGACCCCGGCCTTGACGACGCCGTGGCGTGGCTGCTGGCGCTCGCCAGTCCGGAAGACCTCGCCGTGCTCGCGCTGACCACCGTTCACGGCAACGTGGGCCTGGACCTCACCACCCGCAACGCGGGCGTGGTGCTGGCGCTGGCGGGAAAGGACGTGCCCATGTACGCGGGCGCGGACCGGCCCCTGCTGACCGAGGCGATTACGGCCACGAGGGTTCACGGCGAGACCGGCTTGCCTGCCCGTGACCTCCCTGAGCCGCGCGGAACGGTGGAAGCCGAACACGCCGCCCACTTCATCGTCCGTACCCTACGTGAGCGGCCCGGCGAGGTGACGTTGGTGGCGACGGGACCCCTCACGAACGTGGCGCTGGCCTTTCGCCTCGCGCCGGAGTTGCCCGCCCTCACGCGCGAGGTGGTGTGGATGGGCGGAAGTACCGGGCAGGGCAACCGCACCCCCGCCGCCGAGTTCAACGCGCTGGCCGATCCACACGCCGCCCGGATCGTGCTGGAGTCGGGCGCGGCCGTGCGGATGTTCGGCCTGAACGTGACGATGCAGGCCCTCGCCACACCGGACCGGGTGGAGCGCCTGCACGGCCTGGGGAACCGTGTGGGCGCAGTCTGCGCCGAGCTGCTGAGCTTCTACGCTGGGATGTACCGTGAGAGATACGGCCTGACCGGCGGCGCGCTGCACGATCCCCTCGCGATGGCCGCCGTCCTGCGCCCGGAGCTGTGCGAAATGAAGCCCATGCGCGTGGCTGTCGAGACGCAAGAGGGTCTGAACTTCGGACGCACCGTGTGCGATCTGTACGGGGTGACCGGCGAGGCGGCAAACGTCTCGGTGGCCGTGGGCGTGGACGACGTGGCCTTTTTCGAGCTGCTGACGGAACGCCTGGGACGGCTGCCCTAG